A stretch of Henckelia pumila isolate YLH828 chromosome 4, ASM3356847v2, whole genome shotgun sequence DNA encodes these proteins:
- the LOC140866000 gene encoding psbP-like protein 1, chloroplastic isoform X2, whose protein sequence is MVSLHASPSIHHTWLLNPSAQLGLYRHGLFRRNISFIVRSEQGSSSSTSPCREDKPGRRQLLALGVTITPWFLLSPQTLMTFAAEAKKGFIPVTDKKDGYTFLYPFGWQEVAVQGEDKVFKDVIEPLESVSVNVIPSGKENIREFGPPQQVAETLIKKVLTSPSQKTKLIEASEHEVDGKTYYTIEFIAQAPNYTRHALTAGSSTH, encoded by the exons ATGGTGTCATTGCATGCGTCTCCATCAATTCATCACACGTGGTTGCTAAATCCATCAGCACAG CTAGGTTTATATAGGCATGGACTATTTCGAAGAAATATATCCTTCATTGTGAGGTCAGAGCAGGGGTCTTCATCTTCAACTTCTCCTTGCAGAGAAG ATAAACCTGGGCGGCGCCAACTGCTTGCCTTGGGGGTAACAATTACCCCATGGTTTTTGTTGTCCCCGCAGACTTTGATGACAT TTGCCGCAGAAGCGAAAAAGGGATTTATACCGGTGACAGATAAGAAAGATGGATACACTTTTCTGTACCCCTTTGGGTGGCAG GAAGTAGCTGTTCAAGGTGAAGACAAGGTCTTCAAAGATGTTATTGAACCTTTGGAAAGTGTCAGCGTGAATGTGATACCCTCTGGCAAAGAAAATATTCGAGAATTCGGGCCTCCGCAGCAg GTTGCTGAAACTTTGATAAAAAAGGTTTTGACTTCTCCTTCTCAGAAAACAAAGTTGATTGAAGCATCAGAG CACGAAGTAGATGGGAAGACATACTACACAATCGAATTCATTGCTCAAGCTCCAAATTACACTCGACATGCTCTTACTGCA GGAAGTTCTACACATTGA
- the LOC140866000 gene encoding psbP-like protein 1, chloroplastic isoform X1, giving the protein MVSLHASPSIHHTWLLNPSAQLGLYRHGLFRRNISFIVRSEQGSSSSTSPCREDKPGRRQLLALGVTITPWFLLSPQTLMTFAAEAKKGFIPVTDKKDGYTFLYPFGWQEVAVQGEDKVFKDVIEPLESVSVNVIPSGKENIREFGPPQQVAETLIKKVLTSPSQKTKLIEASEHEVDGKTYYTIEFIAQAPNYTRHALTAVCIGNGKFYTLTTGSNERRWEKMKDRLKTVVESFQIFTV; this is encoded by the exons ATGGTGTCATTGCATGCGTCTCCATCAATTCATCACACGTGGTTGCTAAATCCATCAGCACAG CTAGGTTTATATAGGCATGGACTATTTCGAAGAAATATATCCTTCATTGTGAGGTCAGAGCAGGGGTCTTCATCTTCAACTTCTCCTTGCAGAGAAG ATAAACCTGGGCGGCGCCAACTGCTTGCCTTGGGGGTAACAATTACCCCATGGTTTTTGTTGTCCCCGCAGACTTTGATGACAT TTGCCGCAGAAGCGAAAAAGGGATTTATACCGGTGACAGATAAGAAAGATGGATACACTTTTCTGTACCCCTTTGGGTGGCAG GAAGTAGCTGTTCAAGGTGAAGACAAGGTCTTCAAAGATGTTATTGAACCTTTGGAAAGTGTCAGCGTGAATGTGATACCCTCTGGCAAAGAAAATATTCGAGAATTCGGGCCTCCGCAGCAg GTTGCTGAAACTTTGATAAAAAAGGTTTTGACTTCTCCTTCTCAGAAAACAAAGTTGATTGAAGCATCAGAG CACGAAGTAGATGGGAAGACATACTACACAATCGAATTCATTGCTCAAGCTCCAAATTACACTCGACATGCTCTTACTGCAGTATGTATTGGAAATG GGAAGTTCTACACATTGACTACAGGGTCGAACGAGAGGAGATGGGAGAAGATGAAGGATAGGCTAAAAACCGTCGTCGAATCCTTCCAAATTTTCACTGTGTAG